Proteins encoded by one window of Dreissena polymorpha isolate Duluth1 chromosome 11, UMN_Dpol_1.0, whole genome shotgun sequence:
- the LOC127850502 gene encoding uncharacterized protein LOC127850502, producing MGEYMDFGLLYLLTQRFYLICYRYCLHLCLNILCWKYPNIVENKVPTRKNSSDERQARNQQNCEQLLKKAQSEIDILRSEKQVLESEKQDALSRDQNHARVQQQLEDLLKKAQSEIDRLHAEKQVLESEKQDAFNRLSTLMSSKLRDNNPNIADLSDQFRPTKIGEQFTELYDNEWTDAFSVLEQQYTEKQGITFLLDIIMEAYVFCEHELTASWNYVEKIFLTEGDTVTAKCLKDARKKKILDDISEKKREFSTDLSTHYTKYPSFANNDAIQKYISKCVQLCLLMNANDPPVVIECPGWHSHIWTQGHTRMPMVNGKPTSRKAWVVIEIDEQPMPRQDFDKAVFKEYTCRGPYVEYFVWPIMYLHRNGPMLAKGIAQGNHM from the exons ATGGGCGAGTACATGGACTTTGGACTGTTGTATTTACTCACACAACGGTTTTATTTGATCTGCTATCGGTATTGCTTACATTTGTG TTTGAATATATTGTGTTGGAAGTATCCAAACATTGTCGAGAACAAAGTACCTACTAGAAAAAATAGCAGCGATGAACGTCAGgcaagaaatcaacaaaattgtgaACAATTGCTGAAAAAAGCTCAGTCAGAAATCGATATACTTCGTAGTGAAAAACAGGTGTTGGAAAGTGAAAAACAAGATGCCTTAAGCAG AGATCAAAACCATGCAAGAGTTCAACAGCAATTGGAAGATTTGCTGAAAAAAGCTCAGTCGGAAATCGATAGATTGCATGCTGAAAAACAGGTGTTGGAAAGTGAAAAACAAGATGCCTTCAACAG ACTAAGCACATTGATGTCTTCCAAACTGAGGGACAATAACCCAAACATTGCCGACCTCAGCGACCAGTTTAGGCCCACCAAAATTGGCGAGCAGTTCACTGAGCTCTATGACAATGAATGGACAGATGCTTTCTCTGTGCTGGAACAACAATATACGGAAAAGCAGGGAATAACCTTTCTCTTAGATATCATTATG GAAGCCTACGTATTCTGCGAACATGAACTCACTGCGTCTTGGAACTATGTTGAAAAAATCTTTCTAACCGAG GGCGATACTGTGACAGCAAAGTGTTTGAAAGATGCGCGAAAAAAGAAGATTCTGGATGACATTTCTGAAAAGAAACGG GAATTTTCAACTGATCTGTCAACTCATTACACTAAGTACCCATCGTTTGCCAACAACGACGCGATCCagaaatatataagtaaatgcgTACAGTTATGTCTGCTCATGAATGCAAATGACCCGCCAGTGGTTATTGAATGTCCAGGATGGCATTCGCATATTTGGACACAAGGTCACACCCGAATGCCAATGGTCAATGGCAAACCGACGTCAAGGAAAGCATGGGTAGTAATAGAAATAGACGAACAGCCCATGCCTAGACAAGATTTTGACAAGGCTGTTTTTAAGGAGTATACATGCCGTGGACCATACGTAGAGTATTTTGTTTGGCCCATCATGTACCTTCATCGAAATGGACCGATGCTTGCCAAGGGAATAGCTCAAGGAAACCATATGTAG
- the LOC127849788 gene encoding trophoblast glycoprotein-like, producing the protein MPTKSDCFHALETLDLSYNSIQYLTPEFMKEVDDVHKLNGKLKNVFMHENPFECDCGLQGTWQWLKDTKAPVNKEQLLCASSYQSMYNGKRVIDLELGDLVCQKAVVQSNIQSSVEVEVVLVVTIMLLVLVMSIIAFAFVHRDKLGLVARRWQNKNPGREVLVPYTILLPSEKGKDITI; encoded by the coding sequence ATGCCAACCAAAAGTGACTGCTTCCATGCATTGGAGACCCTCGATCTCTCTTACAATAGCATCCAGTACCTGACTCCAGAGTTCATGAAAGAGGTGGACGATGTACATAAACTTAACGGGAAACTGAAGAACGTTTTCATGCACGAAAATCCATTCGAATGCGATTGTGGCCTGCAAGGAACATGGCAGTGGTTGAAGGACACCAAAGCCCCTGTCAACAAGGAACAGCTACTCTGCGCGTCTTCATACCAATCTATGTACAACGGAAAGCGTGTAATAGATCTGGAGCTCGGTGATCTAGTTTGCCAGAAGGCGGTTGTTCAGTCGAACATTCAATCATCCGTTGAAGTTGAGGTTGTTCTTGTTGTTACCATTATGCTCCTCGTGTTGGTCATGAGTATTATCGCATTTGCTTTTGTGCACCGCGATAAGCTTGGCCTCGTCGCTCGACGCTGGCAAAACAAGAATCCCGGCCGTGAGGTTTTGGTCCCATATACGATATTACTCCCTTCAGAAAAGGGCAAGGATATAACAATATAA